A genomic region of Miscanthus floridulus cultivar M001 chromosome 3, ASM1932011v1, whole genome shotgun sequence contains the following coding sequences:
- the LOC136546841 gene encoding uncharacterized protein, with protein sequence MMLLRPSTPFGYAKVDKVDAEEARHLRAQYLIHKVLEEKSPRPSARVLARTRPSIGVRLKKLRVAVRGLRARACRALQRHLRNLRRLVGHGAQGSPS encoded by the coding sequence ATGATGCTGCTGCGGCCATCGACGCCGTTCGGGTACGCCAAGGTGGACAAGGTGGACGCGGAGGAGGCGCGGCACCTCAGGGCGCAGTACCTCATCCACAAGGTGCTGGAGGAGAAGAGCCCCAGGCCGTCGGCGCGCGTGCTGGCGCGGACCAGGCCCAGTATCGGCGTGCGGCTCAAGAAGCTCAGGGTCGCCGTCCGTGGCCTCAGGGCGCGCGCGTGCCGGGCCCTGCAGAGGCACCTCAGGAACCTGAGGCGGCTCGTCGGCCACGGAGCTCAGGGGTCGCCTTCTTGA